In the genome of Desulfuromonadales bacterium, the window CGAACGCAACCTGTGGCACTTCGCGCACCTTGAAGAAGCAGCGGCCTACATCGAGGCGGAGCTGGCCGCGGCGGGCTGCGCCGTAACCGCTCAGGAGCACAGGGTGCAGAAGAAGGCGGTGCACAACATTGTGGCAGAGATTCCGGGGCGAGACCTGGCGGCCGAGATCGTCGTGGTGGGGGCGCACTACGACTCGGTCACGGGCTCGCCGGGAGCGAACGACAACGCCAGCGGGGTGGCGGCGCTGCTGGAGCTGGCCCGTGAGCTCTGTGCCGAAAGCCCCAGGCGCACGCTGCGCCTGGCAGCCTTCGTCAACGAGGAGCCCCCCTTCTTCAAGACCGCCGAGATGGGAAGCCTCGTCTATGCCAGGGCCGCCCGGGCGAAGGGGGAGAAAATCGTCGCCATGGTCAGCCTGGAGACGATCGGCTACTACAGCGAGGCCGGGGAGAGCCAGGAGTTTCCTTTCCCTCCCTTGCGCTTCTTCTACCCCACGCGCGGCAACTTCGTTGCCTTCGTCGGCAACTTCGCCTCGCACCGCCTGCTGCGGAGATCCCTGGCGGCCTTTCGCGGCACCGGCGCCTTTCCCGCCGAAGGGCTGGTCGCCCCCGAGTGGCTGATCGGCGTCGACTGGTCCGACCAGTGGTCCTTCTGGCGCAGCGGCTACCCGGCGATCATGATCACCGACACCGCCCCCTTTCGCTATCCCCACTACCACAGCCGCGCGGACACGCCGGACAAGGTCGACTACGGGGCGCTGGCGCGGGTGACGGCGGGGCTCAAGGGGATGGTTGCGGGACTGTGCAACCATTGAGGGGGATGGGGCTCGTGGCATGGCGAAGACGAGTTGGCCGTTGCGATCCTCAAAGGTCCGTTTACACCCACGAATCGACGAACTCCTGCACCGCCATCCCCTCCAGCCGCTCGGCATCGAGGCAGAGCTCGACGAGCGCCTCGGCCCGCCGCTGCGGGAAGCGGGTAGCGAGGTTGCGGCGGGCCTTTTCGATAAGCAGCGGCAGCCCCTCGACGCGGCGGCGGCGGTGGCCGAGGGGGTACTCGATCTCGATCTTCTCCGTCTGCGATCCGTCCTTGAAGAAGACCTGCACGGCGTTGGCGATGGAGCGCCTCTCCGGGTCGAGGTAGTCGCGGCTGTAGCGCGGCTCCTCCACGACCTCCATCTTCGTCCGCAGGGCGTCGATGCGCGGATCGGCGGCCACGGCGGCCTCGTAGTGGTCGGCGGTCAGCTCGCCGAATATGAGGCCGACGGCGACCATGTACTGCAGGCAGTGGTCGCGGTCGGCCGGGTTGTGCAGAGGACCGCTCTTGCTGATGATGCGCACCGCTGATTCCTGGGTGGAGAGGACGATCTTTTCGACCTCATCCAGACGGTCCCGTACCTGGGGATGAAGGGCGAAGGCTGCCTCGACGGCCGTCTGGGCGTGGAACTCGGCGGGGAAGGCTATTTTGAACAGGACGTTCTCCATGACGTAGGAACCGTATGGGCGCTGGAAGCGCAGGTGCCGGCCGCCGAAGAGGGCGTCGCAGAAGCCCCAGGTTTTCGCCGTGAGGGCGCTCGGGCAGCCCGGCTCGCCGGCCAGGGTGAGCAGCGCCAGGCGCACGGCCCGGCTGGTGGCGTCGCCGGCCGCCCACGACTTGCGGGGACCGGCGTTGGGGGCATGCCGGTAGGTGCGCAGGGCCTGGCCGTCCACCCAGGCCTGCGAGAGGGCATCGACGATTTCCTGACGGCCGCCGCCGAGCAGCTGCGTCGCCAC includes:
- a CDS encoding M28 family peptidase, with amino-acid sequence MILLSLLLLTALLFGAAWFSGRYRAQGQAAPHEAPATGELAAREARLRRHVQELAGRIGERNLWHFAHLEEAAAYIEAELAAAGCAVTAQEHRVQKKAVHNIVAEIPGRDLAAEIVVVGAHYDSVTGSPGANDNASGVAALLELARELCAESPRRTLRLAAFVNEEPPFFKTAEMGSLVYARAARAKGEKIVAMVSLETIGYYSEAGESQEFPFPPLRFFYPTRGNFVAFVGNFASHRLLRRSLAAFRGTGAFPAEGLVAPEWLIGVDWSDQWSFWRSGYPAIMITDTAPFRYPHYHSRADTPDKVDYGALARVTAGLKGMVAGLCNH
- a CDS encoding bifunctional 2-methylcitrate dehydratase/aconitate hydratase; the protein is RFRMSQRTADLNIRPEPDKELTDIADYVLGYRIDSIEAYETARYCLLDALGCAMLALRYPECTKLLGPVVPGAIVPGGARVPGTPFVLDPVLAAFDLGVMIRWLDFNDTWLAAEWGHPSDNLGGILAVADFVSRRSLAAGRVPLTMRAVLTAMIKAHEIQGCLALENAFNRAGLDHVVLVKVASTAVATQLLGGGRQEIVDALSQAWVDGQALRTYRHAPNAGPRKSWAAGDATSRAVRLALLTLAGEPGCPSALTAKTWGFCDALFGGRHLRFQRPYGSYVMENVLFKIAFPAEFHAQTAVEAAFALHPQVRDRLDEVEKIVLSTQESAVRIISKSGPLHNPADRDHCLQYMVAVGLIFGELTADHYEAAVAADPRIDALRTKMEVVEEPRYSRDYLDPERRSIANAVQVFFKDGSQTEKIEIEYPLGHRRRRVEGLPLLIEKARRNLATRFPQRRAEALVELCLDAERLEGMAVQEFVDSWV